GAACGTGAGTGCTTTCAGGAACAGTGTACGGAGGAAGACAGTAAGTTTGAGGACGCTGAAGCCGATGAGCGGGCGGAAGAGCAGGCGGACGGCTTGCCTTACGCTTCTGCGTGGCGGGACGGTTTTGACGACATCTATGAAAAGATGGAAATGTAAACTGCGCATATCCCGGGCTAGCAACCCGGGTCAAAATGTCACGGGTTGACATTTACACAAATATATGGTATAATATTATATAATTAAAAAAGGAATTAAAAAATGGACTTTCAACCTTTTGGAAAAATTGCACGACTTTCTCGTGAAATAGTTATTTCAGAAAAAATTGACGGTACAAATGCTATCGTTGCTATTGAAGAAGGTACTTGTGTAAAAAACGGCGGCTTAATTGATGTAAATTATGAGGACGTAGACTATGTTATGACCGCTGGCTCTCGTACTCGCTGGATTACTCCAGAAAAAGATAATGCAGGGTTTGCTCGTTGGGTTCTTGAGAACGCAAATGAACTTATAAAACTTGGTACAGGTTTTCATTATGGAGAATGGTGGGGACAAGGCATTCAACGCAGATATGATTTGAAAGAAAAACGTTTTAGCCTTTTCAATAGTTTTCGCTGGTCTGATGAATTAGGAAATCGTCCTTCCTGCTGTCATGTTGTTCCTGTTTTGTACTCTGGTTTGTTTGATACAAACAAGATACAGGAAATTTTGAATAACTTGGAAAAAAATGGAAGTTACGCATCCGAAGGATTTATGAAACCCGAAGGAATTGTAATTTACCACTCAGCCTCAAAACAATATTTCAAAAAAACAATTGAGAATGATGCATCGCCTAAATCGCTTGTCCCCGAATAGGGGCAAGCAACCCGGGTCAG
The sequence above is drawn from the Williamwhitmania sp. genome and encodes:
- a CDS encoding RNA ligase family protein, which encodes MDFQPFGKIARLSREIVISEKIDGTNAIVAIEEGTCVKNGGLIDVNYEDVDYVMTAGSRTRWITPEKDNAGFARWVLENANELIKLGTGFHYGEWWGQGIQRRYDLKEKRFSLFNSFRWSDELGNRPSCCHVVPVLYSGLFDTNKIQEILNNLEKNGSYASEGFMKPEGIVIYHSASKQYFKKTIENDASPKSLVPE